Genomic segment of Chloroflexota bacterium:
GCCATCATCCACAGTGAGTTGACGCGCGGCGCCGAGCGGCTGCGCCTGTCTTACCTTCCGGCCTACGATCCGCACCAAGAACCAGCCAATCAGATGGTGTTGAATTTCGACACGCCGATAGACCGTAGTCAATTCACGCGCGAAGAGATTGCTGACGGTTTCGAAGCTGCGCTCAAAGCCGCGCGCCGCGCCGAGATTGCCCGCGGGCAAACTACTTTAGGCCCACACCGAGACGATGTGCAATTTCTCGCCAATGGGGTTGATCTGGGGGTTTATGGTTCGCGCGGTCAAATCCGCACGGGGTTGTTCTCTCTCAAAATTGCGGAAATAAACTGGATGAAGAGCAAAACGGGCTACTGGCCGGTACTGCTGCTGGATGAGGTGCTGGCCGAACTCGATGCCCAACGGCGCGCCGATTTAATCGCCCATCTGACCGACATCAAACAAGCGCTGCTCACCACCACCGATGTTGATTTGTTTGGTTCTGATTTTTTAGAAAAAGCGACTGTCTGGCAAGTTGAAAATGGCCGTCGGATAGATTTCTAAGGCAGAACTTGACATGCAAGAAAAAGAACTTCTCCCCGTATCGCAACGCTATACCGGCATTCTGCTGAACCACGCTTTACGCCCACCTACCTCATCAGCAGCAATAAGAGTACCCCCATTCCGGCAACAATCGTCCAGACAATATTGCGCGTCTTCCAGGCCACTACTATGGCAACCAGCCCAGCGAGCAGGCGCGCGTTCCCCAGAGAAAAATCCAATGTTCCGGATGGCATGACCAACTCAGGGGCAATAATCGCAGTCAGCACCGAAACGGGGACAAAGCGCAGGGCGCGTTTCAACAGCGGCGGGGTCTGCCAGCGTTCCAGCAACACTATGAACGAGAGCCGCGTGGCAAAAGTAAGCATCCCCACTGCAAGCATAATCACCCAGATATCACTCATCGTGTTTCACTCCATAGCCCCACTGCGATCCCCACGAACGCGGCAATCATCAAACCCAATTTATAGGGCAAGCTAAAGGCCAGCACCGCGGTCATCCCCGCGGCGACGGCGGCCAGCACACTGGCGCGGTCTTCTAACGCGGGAACCACCAGAGCAATGAAGGTTAGAGCCAGCGTGAAATCCAGCGACCAGCCCGGCGGAATTTGCGCCCCCAGGAAAATGCCCACCGCACTGCTGATCTGCCAGGAAGTCCACAGGGCCAAACCCGCTCCCAGGAAATACCAGTGTTTCAACCGCCCATCCCCACCTTTGTTGTAGTGCGTAATGGTCACGGCATAGGCTTCATCCGTCAATAAATAAGCCAGTACCCCTTTCCAGGGGGCGCTGAGATGTTGCGTATTTGGCGCAACGGAGGCACTATACAACGCATGGCGCAGATTGATGA
This window contains:
- a CDS encoding AzlD domain-containing protein, which produces MSDIWVIMLAVGMLTFATRLSFIVLLERWQTPPLLKRALRFVPVSVLTAIIAPELVMPSGTLDFSLGNARLLAGLVAIVVAWKTRNIVWTIVAGMGVLLLLLMR
- a CDS encoding AzlC family ABC transporter permease, which produces MKITDKTRFSLYCTPKVREFLAGVKDELPILVGVIPFGMIYGILALGAGLSKTDAQAMSAVVFAGSAQFMLVQLAGAGTPVLVMILTGLVINLRHALYSASVAPNTQHLSAPWKGVLAYLLTDEAYAVTITHYNKGGDGRLKHWYFLGAGLALWTSWQISSAVGIFLGAQIPPGWSLDFTLALTFIALVVPALEDRASVLAAVAAGMTAVLAFSLPYKLGLMIAAFVGIAVGLWSETR